The Daphnia magna isolate NIES linkage group LG3, ASM2063170v1.1, whole genome shotgun sequence genomic interval TCTAAGGGGATTCTTGCCACTATTATTCAGCAtgacatatatatatatatatattgaaGACAAAGtataaaaactaaaataccCATAGTCTACGTAAAGTTTTAAAATATCGGAGATGATTAAAAGCTATCGAATACTGCGGCCAGTGTATGGATAGAGTGACAGACACAGACAGAAAACTTCACGTCTCGTTAGGCGTAAACAAGCAACTTGTGTTAGGTAAAACCTTGTGGGTGGGGCGTTCGAGTCTCAAACGTAACGAGATATGTTGAACATACTGTATACAGATCTAAATGGCTATAGAATGGTTATTGGTTGCCTTTTGGTTACGTATTCCGTGGCGTTCGGGTTATAATATAATCGACGGTCTAATTTCTAAGCCCGACTTCTTCACCAAAAAGTCAGTattgaaattttgaaaattttgatCAAAAATCACAATCGAAAATTTGATTGGCAATCGGATCAATATAGTTGCGACATATTTATCAAATAGTTGGAGTCAAACCAATTTACCCTAATGTTTATTGCGACGAAAGATGTCGTTGTATGACGGCAAAAACTGTCTATTGCCACGAAATACTAGGGACCCTCATTCCGTTcgggaagttcccgatagggttggGCTGTAGTTGCTCTTGAATCGTGGCAACCGAATATGCTAAGTGTAATCAGCAGTGTTCCTTCGAATACGataaagttttattttaatagaaataagataaaataaatcagtagaacgaataaaaaataaagaatacgaataaaataaatttgtattcGTATTTTCGAATGaaatttcgaataaaatttcgaataaaattaaaaaattgaattttgtaaTTTAAATGATATCAATCTGCATTTTAATTCTCTCCTGGTAATTTTGTCGAGAATACAGCGGAAACAAAGTTCATTTAGGATTTAAGAAGGCACGGTGAGTCGTGGACCACATATCCGCAGTAAGGCAGATATTGGTAACCGAACTCATGGCCAACTTTACTTCGTCTTCAAATATTTTGCGCTCCTTCGCAATCATTCTTTTCAACTTAGTCGTCCCAATTACATTGGCTTTGGGATTTAACCCTTCAATCATAGCAAGAAAGGCTGTGTCTTCGACTGTGCACAATGGCCTCGCATTGCTGATAACGTAGTTCATTATtaaatgataattttttttttgcagaaatCTTGCCAATCTAGATGGCTTCTTTACTGAGGTGAAATTCAGCTTTGACTGTATGGTTTTTGAAGATACATGAGTAGAGTCCCTAAGATTTTTCTTGACGGCTTTTCTTTGAATGTACTCTGCATACAGTTCAAGGTGTTTCtttataattattttacaattaGCAAGGTTACAActtatccctgagggtatatatgtatatataccgaaggactataacaattttagggtgtggggtatagggggtagggtagtagtagtagatctcagaaggtttaatgtccataTACGtatatttccatatacgtttcttccctgaatgaccaatcgtccccaaattttgtacaaaatttgtcaaaatttgatacgtggtatagtggtttttcatttgattctattacagttttaaaaaattaatttgcgtaattgttacctagctggttgccgaatcctaggcagtgaattcgcttttgtttgcgtaaccttacaactgtcaatgcattgcagtcagtgcagaaggctgtataacagtcCCTAAAcagtaaattttttctttaacaaaatgttttaaacagtagatttttatatatttttttatattgcagtagtaaacatgctgccagaacggagactatggagaagaaagttacacagcggcgacaagatACCTAATTTTTGATGCTATATCCACATGTATTATGGTGGTCATCTGAACAGGTATGTCCCCAAAGCCATTATTGTGCTGGTTCACcaccaaaaaaagaataaaaaatacaaaaaaactaatttgttTTCTGTATCTTTGCTGGCCGATATCTTGGATTAGGGCAAGTATTTGCCATATGGCCCCTCtgtaaacacaaaaaaaaaatcaattttttaagaataaaaatataaaaaaacctTAACTTACGTTATGGCAAATCCTGTGTTTGGCAACTTTGTCGACATGCCtaactcttttcttttttgattaaattttattttttttttgtattcccTCTGGATTGGGAATTTCAGATGGTGGAGCTGGACCTGGAGCTGGACCTAGAGCTGGTGAAGATGGAGCTGGACCTGGAGCTGGACCTGGAGACAGAGGTTGTTGGGGACGGTGAAGTTGGGGACGAAAAAGCTTGATGGCGTTTTGATTCCGTATGAAATCTTATGAGGACATATTGCAGTATTATATATGGTAGTGACTCTTCATACTTCATGGAATGTGATCTTCTAGATTTAGCTTGCAATTCAGCTTTCTCCTTCATAATAAAGGTATTGATGATTACTCTTCCTGTAAAttgtaaattagttttttataGTTGAATGCCAATTACTCTCTAATTCAAAACTAGTTTATTGGTCCAATAAACTATAGAAGTAGTATTAGAAGAATTTGAACTTTCTTGTGGGCTTCGTTCTGGGCTGATATTACGAGCAACATCCGAATCATATTGATACTCTTCAGACATGATTCAATATGAATTTACTCATTACTCATTACAGTCATTAGCTAAGAGTATAGAGTAAGACTCAACGCACGTTGAATGAAAAGCAGTTAGCAGACGAGACGATAGTGATACCCTTGGGAACGTATAAAGCATGTCCGAAGGAGTCCAAAGTTTTATCACTAGTAGTTGCCTAGTAGTTAAACACAATTATTAATAATTCTATCCTCTATggtccaaaaaaaaatgcttacagAGAGAAGAGACATATCTAAATCACCGGCGAGGGCGTTTGAATGAGGAGTGGATCTACCATTCTTATCAAAGTCATGACCGAAGGAGTTCACGGTTGTATCACCAGTAGTTGCCTAGTAGTGAAACACAATATTGAATTACTCAATGTTCCAGTAAACTGTAGGCCGAAAAATGCTTACAGATAGGAGGGACAACTGTAAATCACCACCGAGGTTGTTAGAATTAGAGGTGGATCTACCATTTTGATCTAAGTCATGACCAAAGGAGTCCAAAGTTATATCACTAGTAGTTCCCTAATAGTGAAACacaataattaataatttgaTTTTCCACTAAACTTTAAGTAAATAAATTCTTCTTACAGAGAGAAGAGATAATTCTAAATCTCCTTGAAGGACGTTAGAATGAGAAGTTGATCTACCATTTTGATCCAAGTCATGACCGAAGGAGTCCAATGTTGTGTCACTTGTAGCTTCCTAATATTGaaacacaataaattgaaACTTGATATTCAACTTAACACAATCACAATGATTAATAACTTTTTATTTAACTACACTAAAAGGCAAACATGCTTACAGATAGAAGGGAGAAGTCGTAGCCCACATCACCACTAATTGAGTTAGAATTAGTGGATGTAGAATGTAAGTCACGAGCAAAAAAAGAGCTCCCTGTTTTATCACTTGAAGTTACCTAATTTTGAGAATAAATTGATTAATAACTAGATAATCAAGTTAACTAAAAGCAACCAGTAATCCAAACCTTAATGGAGGGTACACATTTCAATCGACCATTTCGGTTTGTTAATGGTGTCCTGTCCACATTTGTAGTTGTTGTACATGCCtataagaaaaatattattaattgAAATTAGacacatcaaaacacatcatttttattatattaacaacttttaatttcttatgACAACTTGCCTTTGTGGAGTGATGTGTTGGTAATTGAAAAATGGTAGGAATAGCATTTTTAATAAGTTTTTTAGTATTCTCATTAACAAATTTCGCCTCGAAATGCAAGCTACAAATTCTCAAGTTATTGGTAACCTtaaaatatttagaaaaacCCGTGACAAAACTGTTGTCTGAGAATTCCTTGAGCCACGTTTCCACAACATTCTCATCTTTAGGccacgaaaaaaaatgtaacttAGATTTGTTTTCCACAAAGTTTGAACTATTGCAA includes:
- the LOC116918315 gene encoding uncharacterized protein LOC116918315 isoform X2, which gives rise to MPKCMCCVRFCNSSNFVENKSKLHFFSWPKDENVVETWLKEFSDNSFVTGFSKYFKVTNNLRICSLHFEAKFVNENTKKLIKNAIPTIFQLPTHHSTKACTTTTNVDRTPLTNRNGRLKCVPSIKVTSSDKTGSSFFARDLHSTSTNSNSISGDVGYDFSLLSEATSDTTLDSFGHDLDQNGRSTSHSNVLQGDLELSLLSGTTSDITLDSFGHDLDQNGRSTSNSNNLGGDLQLSLLSATTGDTTVNSFGHDFDKNGRSTPHSNALAGDLDMSLLSATTSDKTLDSFGHALYVPKGITIVSSANCFSFNEE
- the LOC116918315 gene encoding uncharacterized protein LOC116918315 isoform X1, giving the protein MPKCMCCVRFCNSSNFVENKSKLHFFSWPKDENVVETWLKEFSDNSFVTGFSKYFKVTNNLRICSLHFEAKFVNENTKKLIKNAIPTIFQLPTHHSTKACTTTTNVDRTPLTNRNGRLKCVPSIKVTSSDKTGSSFFARDLHSTSTNSNSISGDVGYDFSLLSEATSDTTLDSFGHDLDQNGRSTSHSNVLQGDLELSLLSGTTSDITLDSFGHDLDQNGRSTSNSNNLGGDLQLSLLSATTGDTTVNSFGHDFDKNGRSTPHSNALAGDLDMSLLSATTSDKTLDSFGHALYVPKGITIVSSANCFSFNSINMIRMLLVISAQNEAHKKVQILLILLL
- the LOC116918315 gene encoding uncharacterized protein LOC116918315 isoform X3, which gives rise to MLFLPFFNYQHITPQRQACTTTTNVDRTPLTNRNGRLKCVPSIKVTSSDKTGSSFFARDLHSTSTNSNSISGDVGYDFSLLSEATSDTTLDSFGHDLDQNGRSTSHSNVLQGDLELSLLSGTTSDITLDSFGHDLDQNGRSTSNSNNLGGDLQLSLLSATTGDTTVNSFGHDFDKNGRSTPHSNALAGDLDMSLLSATTSDKTLDSFGHALYVPKGITIVSSANCFSFNSINMIRMLLVISAQNEAHKKVQILLILLL